The Synchiropus splendidus isolate RoL2022-P1 chromosome 8, RoL_Sspl_1.0, whole genome shotgun sequence genome has a window encoding:
- the cdon gene encoding cell adhesion molecule-related/down-regulated by oncogenes, with protein MDGGPRVLLSAVLCLSQSLLICCSTLYPVFRSEPTSLIQSPGSVARLRCSVSPSSATVSWRFNGLPLNPDTLPAVDLSRGSLTISSLTPRHAGVYQCVARSQRGLAIASRLARVEVAEISEYSDSRRKSLSVQEGSSAVIECPLPPSRPPALPRLRFRGERIETSTGDYLVLPSGNLQIVSVSSRHQGTYKCGAYNPVSGDAVVDPHGTKLTVTSSASRSPLQIIYPNAAVKLTVRLSDALTLECVSSGNPTATTVKWFKDGVELQPGPSHKRLLQNLVISSVASSDGGIYHCMVETQDEVVVSANYTVDVQESVSFVEELEDVQVFPGTGVRFTCTATGHPTPNITWLFNADPITPSSHSAFVSGHALVIENVTKKDEGVYQCLMDNQISSAQSAGLLTLRSDSGKATNTPSPTIHPMQSDEGHDLYLTEEDVGHVPVNQPTNRGSERLTPEAPIITSPPQTHKPDVYDLEWRAGQDGGSPINAYFVKYRKVDDMGTVVGSWSTVRVPGSEKTLRLSELEPSSLYEVLMVARSSAGEGQPAMLTFRTGKEKTTSTNKNPSKPPVIPLPPKIPEDKTPNTHFGVIIHDRVPEAPDRPTIYMATESSVYVTWIPRANGGSPITAFRVEYRRGRSAEWIVAADNISPLKLSVEVRNLEPGSTYRFRVAAMNMYGESPHSIPSKPYQVPQASSRMADRPVVGPHISSTDAISDTQIMLRWTYSPSSNNNTPIQGFYILYRPTDSDNDSDYKRDVVEVFKHSHMIAHLQPETSYDIKMQCYNDGGESDYSNVMICETKARQSPGSHSQHPVTPPGSHPPESHSPPGGLLYLIVGIILVVMVLILLAFIAMCLRHNQQQNNMHKYDPPGYLYQPADMNGHVMEYNTLNGGVHGGYGHGGTMVPPGCHHLHHKLPNDLTLLNGSGGLFSPPHPHSHDGVREHPHHHHDGGGLYSPLAQNEKSDCLSHQNHCNNNRCYNKNNSSLPLVHRVAPCQQDGLEMVPLGQVSSQCRGHYGHDSEANTVNQQEQDQPVDKNDEDPHRVDSDSVVSWETLGLPDLDCDEKPAWISSSSLAGELIQPGPQEVQ; from the exons ATGGACGGTGGCCCGAGGGTCCTCCTGTCCGCTGTGCTGTGTCTCAGCCAGTCGCTGCTCATCTGCTGCTCTA ctctgtATCCTGTCTTCCGTTCGGAGCCGACCTCTCTGATCCAGAGTCCCGGTTCTGTGGCTCGCCTGCGCTGCTCGGTCAGCCCCTCCTCTGCAACCGTGTCATGGCGCTTCAATGGCCTCCCCCTCAACCCCGACACGCTACCTGCTGTGGATCTCTCTAGAGGTTCCCTCACCATCTCCTCCCTCACGCCCCGACACGCCGGCGTCTACCAGTGTGTGGCCCGCTCGCAGCGCGGGCTGGCCATCGCCAGCCGCCTCGCTCGTGTGGAGGTTGCAG AAATATCAGAGTATAGCGACAGCCGGAGGAAGTCCTTGTCCGTGCAGGAAGGAAGCTCGGCTGTGATCGAGTGTCCCCTCCCTCCGAGTCGCCCTCCTGCACTCCCCCGGCTGCGATTCCGAGGAGAGAGAATAGAAACTTCTACAG GTGATTATTTAGTTCTTCCGTCCGGGAATCTCCAAATTGTCTCGGTGTCGTCGCGGCATCAGGGGACGTACAAGTGCGGCGCCTACAACCCGGTCTCAGGGGACGCTGTGGTGGACCCTCACGGGACCAAGCTCACTGTCACAA GTTCAGCCTCCCGCTCACCACTGCAGATCATCTACCCCAATGCCGCCGTGAAATTGACCGTGCGACTGTCTGACGCGCTCACACTCGAGTGTGTCTCATCTGGGAATCCGACGGCAACGACGGTCAAGTGGTTCAAAGACGGCGTGGAGCTCCAACCTGGTCCGTCGCACAAACGTCTGCTCCAGAATCTGGTCATCAGCAGCGTGGCGAGCAGCGATGGCGGGATTTATCACTGCATGGTGGAGACTCAGGATGAGGTGGTGGTCAGCGCCAACTACACCGTCGATGTGCAGG AGTCCGTGTCCTtcgtggaggagctggaggacgtgCAGGTGTTTCCGGGTACTGGTGTGAGGTTCACCTGCACCGCCACGGGGCACCCCACCCCCAACATCACCTGGCTGTTCAACGCTGACCCCATCACCCCCTCGTCGCACTCGGCCTTCGTCTCGGGACATGCACTGGTGATCGAAAATGTGACGAAGAAGGACGAAGGCGTGTATCAGTGTCTCATGGACAACCAGATCAGCTCGGCTCAGTCAGCCGGTCTACTGACCCTGCGTTCAG ACTCTGGCAAAGCCACGAACACTCCCTCACCCACGATTCACCCGATGCAGAGCGACGAAGGTCATGACCTGTACCTGACCGAGGAGGACGTCGGCCATGTGCCGGTCAACCAGCCGACAAACCGCGGCAGCGAGCGCCTGACCCCCGAGGCGCCAATCATCACCAGCCCGCCGCAGACACACAAACCAGACGTGTACGACCTGGAATGGCGGGCGGGTCAGGACGGAGGAAGTCCCATCAACGCATACTTTGTTAAATACCGCAAG gtggacgATATGGGAACAGTGGTGGGTAGCTGGTCCACGGTTCGAGTCCCCGGCAGTGAGAAGACCCTCCGCTTGTCCGAGCTGGAGCCATCCAGTCTGTACGAGGTTCTGATGGTGGCCCGGAGTTCTGCAGGAGAAGGTCAACCGGCCATGCTCACGTTCCGTACTGGCAAAG AGAAGACCACCTCCACGAACAAGAACCCCTCCAAGCCACCCGTCATCCCGCTGCCTCCCAAGATCCCGGAGGACAAAACCCCCAACACTCACTTCGGCGTCATCATCCACGACCGAG TGCCTGAAGCTCCGGATCGGCCCACCATCTACATGGCGACGGAAAGCTCGGTCTATGTCACATGGATCCCGAGGGCCAACGGCGGCTCACCCATCACAGCGTTCCGCGTGGAGTACCGGCGCGGGCGCAGCGCAGAGTGGATTGTGGCGGCCGATAACATCTCACCCTTGAAGCTGTCGGTGGAAGTTCGGAATCTGGAGCCAG GTTCCACCTACAGGTTTCGAGTGGCAGCCATGAACATGTACGGTGAAAGTCCTCACAGCATCCCTTCAAAGCCATACCAGGTTCCGCAGGCGAGCTCACGCATGGCCGACCGACCAGTTGTGGGACCTCACATCTCCTCCACGGACGCCATCAGCGACACACAGATCATGCTGCGCTGGACA TACAGCCCctccagcaacaacaacactcCAATCCAGGGCTTCTACATACTCTACCGTCCCACGGACAGCGACAACGACAGCGACTACAAGCGGGACGTGGTGGAAG TCTTCAAACACTCGCACATGATCGCGCACCTGCAGCCTGAAACCTCCTACGACATCAAGATGCAGTGCTACAACGACGGCGGCGAGAGCGATTACAGCAACGTCATGATCTGCGAGACCAAAG CCCGTCAGTCTCCAGGGTCTCACAGCCAGCACCCCGTCACCCCGCCCGGGTCCCATCCCCCGGAGTCCCACAGCCCGCCCGGAGGCCTGCTGTACCTTATTGTTGGCATCATCCTGGTGGTGATGGTTCTCATCCTGCTGGCCTTCATCGCCATGTGTCTGCGGCataaccagcagcagaacaacatgCACA AGTACGACCCCCCCGGCTACCTGTACCAGCCTGCCGACATGAACGGCCACGTCATGGAGTACAACACGCTGAACGGCGGGGTCCACGGCGGCTACGGTCACGGCGGGACCATGGTTCCCCCGGGCtgccaccacctccaccacaaGCTCCCAAATGACCTGACCCTGCTCAACGGCTCCGGCGGGCTGTTCTCGCCCCCGCACCCTCACAGCCACGATGGCGTGCGCGAGCACCCGCACCACCATCACGAC GGCGGGGGCTTGTACTCGCCGCTGGCGCAGAATGAGAAGTCCGACTGCTTGAGCCACCAGAACCACTGCAACAACAACCG GTGCTACAACAAGAACAACAGCTCTCTTCCTCTCGTGCACCGGGTGGCGCCATGCCAGCAGGACGGACTGGAGATGGTCCCGCTGGGTCAGGTGTCCTCGCAGTGTCGGGGACACTACGGTCACGACAGCGAGGCCAACACGGTGAACCAGCAGGAACAGGACCAACCTGTGGACAAGAACG ACGAGGACCCGCACCGTGTGGACTCGGACTCGGTGGTGTCCTGGGAGACTCTGGGACTTCCGGACTTGGACTGTGACGAAAAGCCCGCGTGGATATCCAGCAGCAGCCTGGCGGGGGAGCTGATCCAGCCGGGGCCCCAGGAGGTCCAGTGA